One part of the Chrysiogenia bacterium genome encodes these proteins:
- a CDS encoding acyl-CoA dehydrogenase family protein, whose product MFELTPPTKMVQDMVRDWCQKNLMPKIPALEAGEELPYDLMRDMMKKFGLDMMAKGTIKKRVEKLRKKEAGEDVDEGGGGLAEMAGGEGGDPMMMAVVIKELSRVSPGFAMSWGVSMGLAGGAIISKGTADQVEKYGLPLATMEKVGSWCLTEPGAGSDAFGSMKSAAKPDGDYYVLNGSKTFITNGSAADIFVVYAKIDRGEPRAEQPVNTFILEKGMEGFTQGKPFKKMGMKDSPTSELFFDNVRVPKENLLGGKEKSAEGRKDTKESLGNERSGIPAMALGIIEECYERCVKYVQERQQFGRPIGDFQAVQLHIADMYIKLKNVENIVYRTAWMQKKGINDPSFVNASKAYASQMAGEVALKAIQIHGGYGYMEEYHVEKLARDARLLELGAGTTDINLLTAARNELGLLK is encoded by the coding sequence ATGTTCGAACTCACTCCCCCCACCAAAATGGTACAGGACATGGTCCGCGACTGGTGTCAGAAGAACCTGATGCCCAAGATCCCCGCGCTCGAGGCCGGCGAGGAACTCCCCTACGACCTCATGCGCGACATGATGAAGAAGTTCGGCCTCGACATGATGGCCAAGGGTACGATCAAGAAGCGCGTGGAGAAGCTGCGCAAGAAAGAGGCCGGCGAAGACGTCGACGAAGGTGGCGGCGGCCTGGCCGAAATGGCCGGCGGCGAGGGCGGCGACCCCATGATGATGGCCGTCGTCATCAAGGAACTCTCGCGCGTCTCGCCGGGCTTCGCCATGAGCTGGGGCGTCTCCATGGGCCTTGCCGGTGGCGCGATCATCTCCAAGGGAACCGCCGACCAGGTTGAGAAATACGGCCTGCCGCTCGCCACGATGGAGAAGGTGGGGAGCTGGTGCCTGACCGAGCCGGGCGCGGGCTCCGACGCATTCGGTTCCATGAAGAGCGCCGCCAAGCCCGACGGCGACTACTACGTCCTCAACGGCTCCAAGACTTTTATCACCAACGGTTCGGCGGCCGACATCTTCGTCGTCTACGCCAAGATTGACCGCGGCGAGCCGCGCGCCGAGCAGCCGGTCAACACCTTCATCCTTGAAAAGGGGATGGAAGGCTTCACCCAGGGCAAGCCCTTCAAGAAGATGGGCATGAAGGACTCGCCCACCAGCGAGCTGTTCTTCGACAACGTGCGCGTGCCCAAGGAAAATCTTCTGGGCGGCAAGGAAAAGAGCGCCGAGGGTCGCAAGGACACCAAGGAATCGCTCGGTAACGAGCGCTCGGGCATCCCGGCGATGGCGCTCGGGATCATTGAAGAGTGCTACGAGCGCTGCGTGAAGTATGTGCAGGAGCGCCAGCAGTTCGGCCGCCCCATCGGCGATTTCCAGGCCGTTCAGCTTCACATCGCCGACATGTACATCAAGCTCAAGAACGTCGAGAACATCGTCTACCGCACCGCGTGGATGCAGAAGAAGGGGATCAACGACCCCAGCTTCGTCAACGCCAGCAAGGCCTACGCCTCGCAGATGGCAGGCGAAGTGGCCCTCAAGGCCATTCAGATCCACGGCGGTTATGGCTACATGGAAGAGTACCACGTCGAGAAGCTCGCCCGTGATGCGCGCCTGCTGGAACTTGGTGCCGGTACCACGGACATCAACCTGCTCACCGCGGCCCGCAACGAACTGGGCCTGCTCAAGTAA
- a CDS encoding SRPBCC domain-containing protein: MPMKIVLELIAVVCVLLVASGCMKKHIYTEIDIEAPREQVWAILVDNATYPEWNPYHVRVEGKMEVGEELVVELHKPNGNQLTIEPHVMRVVPLEELTWGGGLWGVFNGEHVFLLNATSTGGTKLVQKEDFWGIAIPFAELDTIEEGYNLMNEALKKRAEAMAAASGVDAPAEPVAAE; encoded by the coding sequence ATGCCGATGAAGATTGTTCTGGAACTCATTGCCGTCGTTTGTGTGTTGCTCGTCGCATCGGGCTGCATGAAAAAGCACATCTATACCGAGATCGATATCGAAGCCCCGCGCGAGCAGGTGTGGGCGATTCTGGTCGACAATGCCACCTATCCCGAGTGGAACCCCTACCACGTGCGCGTGGAGGGCAAGATGGAGGTGGGCGAAGAGCTGGTGGTGGAACTGCACAAGCCCAACGGCAACCAGCTCACGATCGAGCCCCACGTCATGCGCGTCGTGCCGCTCGAAGAACTCACCTGGGGTGGCGGTTTGTGGGGCGTCTTCAACGGCGAGCATGTCTTCCTGCTCAACGCGACCAGCACAGGCGGGACCAAACTCGTGCAGAAAGAAGATTTCTGGGGAATTGCGATCCCCTTTGCCGAGCTCGACACCATTGAAGAGGGTTACAACCTGATGAACGAGGCGCTCAAGAAACGCGCGGAGGCAATGGCGGCTGCTTCCGGCGTCGATGCTCCGGCCGAGCCCGTGGCTGCCG